From the genome of Ovis aries strain OAR_USU_Benz2616 breed Rambouillet chromosome 5, ARS-UI_Ramb_v3.0, whole genome shotgun sequence:
GCGGGCGCTGGGCGGCACGAGCGGAGGCGGAGGCGCGGCCGGGGCGTGGAGCAAGGCAAGCTGCTGCCTCCGGCCCTGCCCGGCTGCCTCCGCCGTGGCCGGTGGCTATGGAGCTGGCGGGCATCAGACCCGGGGCGACAGTGCATCCGCGACCCCAGCCGCCCATGTCCTGGCTGCCGCTGTTAcagcttctcctgctgctgccgGGCCCAGCGGACTCCCAGCTGCGATACTCGGTGCCAGAGGAGCAGGCACCCGGCGCGCCTGTGGGCAACGTGGCTCGTGCGCTGGGGTTGGAGCTGCGGCGCTTGGGGCCGGGCTGCCTGCGCATCCACCACCTGGGTGCGCCCAGCCCGCGCTACCTGGAGCTGGACCTGACCAATGGAGCGCTCTTCGTGAACGAGCGCATTGACCGGGAGGCGCTGTGCGAGCAGCGGCCTCGCTGCCTGCTCAGCCTGGAAGTGCTGGCGCACAGCCCGGTGGCGGTGAGCGCCGTGGAGGTGGAGGTGCTGGACATCAACGACAACTCGCCCCGCTTCCCGCGGCCCGACTACCAGCTGCAGGTAAGCGAATCGGTGGCCCCTGGAGCGCGCTTTCACATAGAGAGCGCCCAGGACCCCGACGTGGGCACCAACTCGGTGCAGACCTACGAGCTCAGCCCCAATGAGCACTTCGAGCTGGACCTGAAACCCCTGCAAGAGAACAGTAAGgtgctggagctgctgctgcgCAAGGGCCTAGACCGCGAGCAGGCAGTCTTGCACCACCTGGTTCTCACAGCTGTGGATGGGGGCAGCCCAGCCCGCTCCGGCACGGCGCAGATCTCGGTGCGAGTCCTGGACACTAACGACAATTCTCCCGCCTTCGACCAGTCCACTTACCGCGTTCACCTTCGAGAGGACTCGCCCCCAGGCACGCTAGTGGTGAAGCTGAATGCCTCCGACCCGGATGAGGGCTCCAATGGCGAGCTCACGTACTCCTTGAGCAGCTACACGTCGGACCGGGAGAGACAGCTCTTCAGCATCGACGCCAGCACAGGGGAAGTGCGGGTCAGCGGAGCGCTGGACTACGAGGAGGCCTCCTCCTACCAGATCTATGTGCAGGCAACTGACCGGGGTCCGGTGCCCATGGTGGGTCACTGCAAGGTGCTGGTGGATATCGTGGACGTGAATGATAACGCACCAGAGGTCGTGCTCACGGACCTGTACAGCCCGGTGCCCGAGGACGCTGCCCCCAACACTGTTGTGGCCCTTCTCAGTGTCAATGACCAAGACTCGGGTCCCAACCGGAAAGTGAGCCTGGGCCTGGAGGCCGCACTGCCTTTCCGACTGAATGGTTTTGGAAACTCCTACACATTGGTGGTGAGTGGACCTCTGGACCGGGAGCGGGTGGCCGCCTACAACATCACAGTGACTGCCACTGACGGGGGAGTACCACAGCTCACGTCCCAGCGGACACTGCAGGTTGAGATCTCTGACATCAATGACAACCCCCCCAGCTTCCCAAAGGACTCCTACTCCATCTACATCGAGGAGAACAATTTGCCAGGGGTGTTGCTCTGCACTGTGCAAGCGACGGACCCAGATGAAAAGGAGAATGCGAAGGTGACCTACTCCCTCCtggagagggaggttcaagggcTGCCGGTCACCTCCTATGTCTCCATTAACAGTGCCAGTGGCAGCCTTTATGCTGTCAACTCCTTTGATTATGAGAAGTTTCGGGAGTTTTTTGTGATTGTGGAGGCCCGAGACAATGGGAGCCCACCACTGAGCAGCACTGTGACCGTCAATGTGTATGTAGTGGATGTGAATGACCATGCCCCTCACATCCTGTACCCTACCTCAACCAATTCATCAGTAGCCATTGAAATGGTGCCTCGAACTGCCCCTGCTGGCTACCTGGTCACTAAAGTCATAGCCATGGACTCAGATTCTGGGCAAAATGCTTGGCTCTTTTACCATCTGTCCCAGATTTCTGACCTGGACCTCTTTAAAGTAGAGCTCCACACAGGAGAAATTAGGACTACCAGGAAGATGGGAGACGAGACTGGAACCACTTTCAACCTGACCGTGGTGGTCCGAGATAACGGAGAGCCATCAATGTCAGCCTCTGTGGCCATTACAGTAGCCGTGGTGGATAGGGTTTCCAGAATCCTCCCTGACACTCAGAGACACGTGAAAAGTCCTCGGACATACTCTGAAATTACACTTTATCTCATAATAGCACTAAGCACAgtgtcttttatatttcttttgacaATCATTGTTTTGAGCATCATCAAGTGCTACCGCTACACTGCTTACGGCACCACGTGCTGTGGAGGCTTCTGTGGAGTGAGGGAGAGGAGCCCTGCAGAACTCTACAAGCAGGCCAACAACAACATTGACGCCAGGATACCTCCCGGCCTCAAAGTGCAGCCGCACTTCATTGAAGTGCGAGGGAACGGCTCCCTCACCAAGACCTACTGCTACAAGGCCTGCCTGACAGCAGGCTCAGGGAGCGATACCTTCATGTTTTACAACACAGGGGCACAGACAGGACCAGGACCTGGGGGAACCCAAGCAGCGGCAGGTGACAGCAGGCACCTCACAGGCCAAAGTGGGCAGAGTGCTGGGAACCTGATTATACTAAAAAATGAAGCTGTTTCTCAACATGAGGTGAGATGGTAGTCAAGGGGCCTTCCACAAAGTCATGCATTTTTCACCCTCTCCACCACTATCATGTGGTTGGCTTTATTGAGTCATTAACAATGACGAGGGTTATCTGGCACACTGAGCATATGTAGTACCTGTGACTGAGTTATAATCTtatgtgttttcctctagaaaaAGAGCACTAGAGAAttgttttagtttcctttttcttttcagatatatGAAGACTTGACTATAAAATTGTTTGAGGAATGAGGGTTTGTCTTAAGTGTGGGATGTTCAAGCACAGCTTTGTAGAGAAATAGAACAGACCCGAGAATAAGATGGTGCTATAGGGAGTGATGTTATGAGACTCAAGGAGGAAGGGCTTGTGCCATGTCATCTACAGGGAAAGTTCTCTTTTGAAACCCTAGAGGACTGTTGTTTTTTCAAAGTTCTTAGACTTCAGGGTTATGGTGGTCACCTCTGTATGCTTTCCATACTATTTATACCTTGGACTATCTACAGTGTAAAGTATCTAGTTAATATTTCTGGATATTAGTTCATATTAGTTAATCcagttaatatttctttttttttaatttttatttttactttattttactttacaatactaatATTTCTAATATTAGTTTTGCATTGTACTAATGTGATATGATCTGCTAGAAACTCTTATCAGAGTTGATGAGATCACAGAATGTggacccccccacccaccccaaagACAAAGTTTGTTTTGGCTGTTTGCTGTGGTAACTCTTCTGTAGGGGCTGTCAGAAGAGATGAATGATGGTAAGGCCAGGAACCCATTTGTCTGGTTGGACCATGGAGATGTTAGAATGAGTGGACTAGGGATGTGAGGGTATGGTGAAGCCTGGGACAAGCTGGGGTTGGGGAGAAAGAAAGGGGGGAAGAATCCTGCCCTTAGTCACCTTTCTTGGCATTGTGTGAACTCATTGTAAGAGGATTTCCCTGCGCTTAGAGTAAGTCTGATTCCCTCTTAACAGTTTCTAAGGCTTTGATGAGATGTGAAGCAGCCTCTTCAAGGCCCTCTTGTCTTTAACTTACATGATAATACTTTAAATAATACTTCAGTATGTTCCAAAGCACACGTTCATT
Proteins encoded in this window:
- the LOC101122274 gene encoding protocadherin alpha-C2 isoform X1 codes for the protein MELAGIRPGATVHPRPQPPMSWLPLLQLLLLLPGPADSQLRYSVPEEQAPGAPVGNVARALGLELRRLGPGCLRIHHLGAPSPRYLELDLTNGALFVNERIDREALCEQRPRCLLSLEVLAHSPVAVSAVEVEVLDINDNSPRFPRPDYQLQVSESVAPGARFHIESAQDPDVGTNSVQTYELSPNEHFELDLKPLQENSKVLELLLRKGLDREQAVLHHLVLTAVDGGSPARSGTAQISVRVLDTNDNSPAFDQSTYRVHLREDSPPGTLVVKLNASDPDEGSNGELTYSLSSYTSDRERQLFSIDASTGEVRVSGALDYEEASSYQIYVQATDRGPVPMVGHCKVLVDIVDVNDNAPEVVLTDLYSPVPEDAAPNTVVALLSVNDQDSGPNRKVSLGLEAALPFRLNGFGNSYTLVVSGPLDRERVAAYNITVTATDGGVPQLTSQRTLQVEISDINDNPPSFPKDSYSIYIEENNLPGVLLCTVQATDPDEKENAKVTYSLLEREVQGLPVTSYVSINSASGSLYAVNSFDYEKFREFFVIVEARDNGSPPLSSTVTVNVYVVDVNDHAPHILYPTSTNSSVAIEMVPRTAPAGYLVTKVIAMDSDSGQNAWLFYHLSQISDLDLFKVELHTGEIRTTRKMGDETGTTFNLTVVVRDNGEPSMSASVAITVAVVDRVSRILPDTQRHVKSPRTYSEITLYLIIALSTVSFIFLLTIIVLSIIKCYRYTAYGTTCCGGFCGVRERSPAELYKQANNNIDARIPPGLKVQPHFIEVRGNGSLTKTYCYKACLTAGSGSDTFMFYNTGAQTGPGPGGTQAAAGDSRHLTGQSGQSAGNLIILKNEAVSQHEPRQPNPDWRYSASLRAGMHSSVHLEEAGILRAGPGGPEQQWPTVSSATPEPEAGEVSPPVGAGVNSNSWTFKYGPGNPKQPGPGELPDKFIIPGSPAIISIRQEPTNSQIDKSDFITFGKKEETKKKKKKKKGNKTQEKKEKGNSTTDNSDQ